From a single Labilibaculum sp. DW002 genomic region:
- the gpmI gene encoding 2,3-bisphosphoglycerate-independent phosphoglycerate mutase, whose product MADNKKALLMILDGWGIGDKSNSDVISTVETPYIDSLQAKYPNSALQAAGNFVGLPDGQMGNSEVGHLNIGAGRVVFQDLVKINNAVKDGSINDNEQLVKAFATAKKNNTKLHLIGLIGDGGVHSLSSHAIAICKAAKAYGLEDVFVHGLTDGRDTDPKSGLEFVKDFMAQIEGSAKLASLVGRYYGMDRDSNWERIKLAYDLYTKAEGKSATDMIQAIEESYAEGVSDEFIKPVVAVDEAGTPLTKIEEGDVVICFNYRTDRLRQMTTVFSQEDKQEFGMHTMNVDWYTMTCYNANFKGVNVIYDKDNVKNTLGEVVANAGKKQIRIAETEKYAHVTFFFSGGREAEFEGETRLLAASPKVATYDLQPEMSAPEVADKITAELNAQSADFVCLNFANGDMVGHTGVYEAISKAVQAVDNCAKQVVEAAKANGYDVIIIADHGNADFAVNPDGSPNTAHSLNPVPCIWVTENPKQLEDGILADVAPTIIDIMGLEQPEEMTGKSLIIK is encoded by the coding sequence TTGTTGGTTTGCCTGATGGACAGATGGGGAATTCAGAAGTTGGTCACCTTAATATTGGTGCTGGCCGTGTAGTTTTTCAAGACCTTGTAAAAATTAACAATGCTGTTAAAGACGGTTCAATTAATGATAATGAGCAGTTGGTGAAAGCCTTTGCGACAGCTAAGAAAAACAATACAAAACTTCATTTAATTGGTTTAATTGGTGATGGTGGGGTTCATTCTTTAAGCTCACACGCAATTGCAATCTGTAAGGCAGCTAAGGCTTATGGATTGGAAGATGTTTTTGTTCACGGTTTAACTGATGGTCGTGATACGGATCCAAAATCAGGATTGGAATTCGTTAAGGACTTTATGGCTCAGATTGAAGGATCAGCTAAGTTAGCATCTTTAGTTGGACGTTATTATGGAATGGATCGTGATAGTAACTGGGAGCGTATTAAGCTAGCTTACGATTTATATACAAAAGCTGAAGGTAAATCGGCTACTGACATGATTCAAGCTATTGAAGAATCATATGCTGAAGGTGTGAGTGATGAGTTTATTAAGCCTGTTGTGGCTGTTGATGAGGCAGGAACTCCTTTAACTAAAATTGAGGAAGGTGATGTTGTAATTTGTTTCAACTACCGTACAGACCGTTTGCGCCAGATGACTACTGTATTCTCTCAGGAGGATAAGCAAGAATTTGGTATGCACACCATGAATGTTGATTGGTACACCATGACTTGTTACAATGCTAACTTCAAAGGTGTGAATGTTATTTACGATAAGGATAATGTTAAGAATACCTTAGGCGAGGTTGTTGCCAATGCTGGGAAAAAACAAATTCGTATTGCAGAAACTGAGAAATATGCTCACGTAACATTTTTCTTTTCCGGAGGTCGCGAAGCTGAGTTTGAAGGCGAAACTCGTTTGTTAGCTGCTTCTCCTAAGGTCGCAACTTACGATTTGCAGCCAGAAATGTCAGCACCAGAAGTTGCCGATAAAATTACAGCAGAGTTGAATGCACAATCAGCTGACTTTGTTTGTTTGAATTTCGCGAATGGCGATATGGTTGGCCATACAGGTGTTTATGAAGCAATTTCGAAAGCTGTTCAGGCGGTTGATAATTGTGCTAAGCAAGTTGTTGAAGCTGCTAAAGCAAATGGTTACGATGTTATTATTATCGCTGACCATGGTAATGCAGACTTTGCAGTAAACCCTGATGGATCGCCCAATACGGCTCACTCTCTTAACCCAGTTCCATGTATTTGGGTAACTGAGAACCCTAAGCAATTAGAAGATGGTATTTTAGCTGACGTAGCTCCAACTATTATTGATATCATGGGACTTGAGCAGCCGGAAGAAATGACTGGTAAATCTTTGATCATAAAATAA
- a CDS encoding DUF3109 family protein: protein MLQIGNAIVSLDVIEKKFICDFAKCKGACCVEGDSGAPLDDDEKAILEEIYPDIKEYLNEKGIAEIEKQGTSVIDSDGDLVTPIINDKECVYTVFENGLALCGIEKAFLDGKISYRKPISCSLYPIRIQKYEEFDAVNYNKWKICAPARELGFKMGTPVYKFLKDPLIRKYGEDWYEELKYAAEHIDEIMQKRE, encoded by the coding sequence GTGTTACAGATAGGAAATGCCATAGTAAGTCTCGATGTGATTGAGAAGAAGTTTATTTGCGATTTCGCGAAATGCAAAGGAGCTTGTTGTGTTGAAGGAGACTCGGGAGCACCATTAGATGATGATGAAAAAGCCATTCTTGAAGAAATCTATCCTGATATTAAGGAATACTTGAATGAAAAGGGTATTGCCGAAATTGAGAAACAAGGTACTTCAGTTATTGATTCTGATGGCGATCTGGTAACTCCAATTATCAATGATAAAGAATGTGTTTACACGGTTTTTGAAAATGGATTGGCTTTATGTGGTATTGAGAAAGCTTTCCTTGATGGGAAAATAAGTTACCGCAAACCAATTTCTTGTTCTTTATATCCTATTCGTATTCAGAAATATGAAGAATTCGATGCTGTAAACTATAACAAATGGAAAATTTGTGCTCCTGCTCGTGAATTAGGTTTCAAAATGGGCACACCAGTGTATAAGTTTTTGAAGGATCCATTAATTCGAAAATATGGTGAAGATTGGTATGAAGAATTAAAGTATGCAGCTGAGCATATTGATGAGATAATGCAGAAAAGAGAGTAA
- a CDS encoding dipeptidase, translated as MDNIKGYIEENKDRFLDELFGLIRIPSISSIEANKPEMYKAAEYWKQLMLDAGADKAVVLETEGNPVTYGEKIIDPALPTVLIYGHMDVMPVDPVELWDTDPFEPVVKDGKIWARGADDDKGQAFMHAKAFEYMVKNDCLTCNIKFMIEGEEEVGSPNLPKFCEEHKDMLKSDIILVSDTGMIAPDIPSITTGLRGLMYWEVEVTGPNRDLHSGLFGGAVANPINVLAKMITQMVDENGHITIPGFYDDVIEVSKEERAMMAEAPFDVEEYKKAIDVKELAGEKGYTPSEHTGIRPSFDICGIWGGYIGEGAKTVLPSKAHAKISTRLVPNQDWEKISVLFKEHFEAIAPDCVKVEVTPLHGGQGYVCPIDIPAYQAADKAYTEVYGKRPVPVRSGGSIPIISTFEEILGTKSVLMGFGLEADAIHSPNENFPLEQFYNGINTIPLFYKHYAELMK; from the coding sequence ATGGACAACATTAAAGGGTATATCGAAGAGAATAAAGATAGATTTCTTGATGAACTATTCGGATTGATTCGCATCCCATCAATTAGCTCAATTGAAGCTAACAAACCAGAAATGTACAAAGCTGCTGAATACTGGAAGCAGTTGATGTTAGATGCTGGTGCTGATAAAGCAGTAGTTCTGGAAACAGAAGGAAACCCAGTAACCTATGGTGAGAAGATCATTGATCCAGCTTTACCAACTGTATTGATTTATGGCCATATGGATGTTATGCCTGTTGATCCAGTTGAGCTTTGGGATACTGATCCTTTTGAGCCAGTAGTAAAAGATGGTAAAATTTGGGCACGTGGTGCTGATGATGATAAAGGGCAAGCTTTTATGCATGCTAAGGCTTTTGAATACATGGTTAAGAACGATTGCTTGACTTGTAACATAAAGTTCATGATTGAAGGTGAAGAAGAAGTAGGTTCTCCTAATCTTCCTAAGTTTTGCGAAGAGCATAAAGACATGTTAAAGTCAGATATCATCTTGGTTTCAGATACAGGTATGATTGCTCCGGATATACCATCAATCACAACAGGTCTTCGTGGTTTAATGTATTGGGAAGTTGAAGTAACTGGCCCTAACCGCGATCTTCACTCAGGATTGTTTGGTGGTGCTGTTGCAAACCCAATCAACGTATTGGCTAAAATGATTACTCAGATGGTTGACGAGAATGGTCATATCACTATTCCTGGTTTCTACGATGACGTAATTGAAGTATCAAAAGAAGAGCGTGCTATGATGGCTGAAGCTCCTTTCGATGTTGAAGAATATAAGAAAGCAATTGATGTAAAAGAATTAGCTGGTGAGAAAGGTTACACACCTTCAGAGCACACAGGAATTCGTCCATCTTTCGATATTTGTGGTATTTGGGGTGGTTACATTGGCGAAGGTGCTAAAACTGTATTGCCATCTAAAGCTCATGCTAAGATTTCTACTCGTTTGGTTCCAAACCAAGATTGGGAAAAGATCTCTGTTCTATTTAAAGAGCATTTTGAAGCAATTGCACCTGACTGTGTAAAGGTTGAGGTTACGCCTCTTCACGGTGGTCAAGGATATGTTTGTCCGATTGATATTCCTGCATACCAAGCAGCTGATAAGGCTTATACTGAAGTTTACGGTAAGCGTCCAGTTCCTGTTCGTTCAGGAGGTTCTATTCCAATTATCTCTACTTTCGAAGAGATCTTGGGTACAAAATCTGTATTAATGGGATTCGGTCTTGAGGCTGATGCAATTCATTCTCCAAACGAGAACTTCCCATTAGAGCAATTCTACAACGGAATCAACACAATTCCATTGTTTTACAAGCACTATGCTGAATTGATGAAATAA
- a CDS encoding FadR/GntR family transcriptional regulator yields MEEIFGKIGSAQTLSQKIERRIEEAIRQKKLLVGAKLPSERELCEMFAVSRTALREALRRLSARGLIQIKKGSGMFVSELKITDAIDSLNLYYDLSFDSNLIPQIIEVRRVFEPEIARMAANNRTDKDLELLQKSITDLEDCDSDNTQMEADIINKFHLNVAKATGNPIVIITMEPVYSLLPRMRNLIYANVDGEKDFTIKAHRTIFEAIRDKDADKAYKAMVEQINRTLEIYTQYLKK; encoded by the coding sequence ATGGAGGAAATTTTTGGAAAAATAGGATCGGCTCAAACTCTTAGTCAGAAGATTGAGCGCCGAATAGAAGAGGCTATTCGCCAGAAGAAATTATTGGTAGGAGCTAAACTTCCGTCGGAGCGAGAATTGTGTGAGATGTTTGCTGTAAGTCGAACTGCTTTGCGCGAAGCATTGCGTAGATTAAGTGCGAGAGGTTTGATTCAAATCAAAAAGGGAAGCGGCATGTTTGTTAGTGAACTGAAAATAACAGATGCTATTGATTCCTTAAATTTGTATTATGATCTGAGTTTTGATAGCAATTTAATTCCTCAGATTATTGAAGTGAGACGCGTGTTCGAGCCAGAAATTGCTCGTATGGCTGCGAATAATCGAACAGATAAGGATTTGGAGCTACTTCAAAAGAGTATAACTGATTTAGAGGATTGTGATTCAGATAATACGCAAATGGAAGCTGATATCATTAATAAATTTCATTTGAATGTGGCTAAGGCTACTGGCAATCCAATTGTTATTATTACAATGGAACCAGTCTATTCGCTTTTACCTCGTATGCGTAATTTAATTTATGCAAATGTAGATGGAGAGAAAGATTTTACAATTAAAGCTCATCGTACCATTTTTGAAGCAATTCGAGACAAAGATGCAGATAAGGCTTATAAGGCAATGGTTGAACAAATAAATCGAACACTGGAGATTTATACACAATATTTGAAAAAATAG
- the murQ gene encoding N-acetylmuramic acid 6-phosphate etherase, whose translation MNKESNQKSSNRITESPSNFSNLEKMSVTELLTGINQEDGQVHLAVNRSIPKIENFVSLLIDRIKAGGRLFYLGAGTSGRLGVLDASELPPTFGVPGNIVIGLIAGGEKALRNAVESAEDDWDKAWEEIQEHGFNQNDSVLGIAASGTTPYVIGGVKKARENGLLTACITCNPEAPVSKETEIVIEAIVGPEFVTGSTRLKAGTAQKMILNMITTSLMIKLGRVKGNKMVNMQLTNKKLVERGTQMIMDELNLDKETSKHLLLKHGSVKKAIEAYK comes from the coding sequence ATGAACAAAGAAAGCAATCAAAAATCTTCAAACAGAATAACAGAGTCTCCTTCTAACTTTTCTAATTTGGAAAAGATGTCGGTTACGGAACTACTTACCGGAATTAATCAAGAAGATGGACAAGTTCATTTAGCGGTAAATCGTTCTATTCCAAAAATTGAGAACTTTGTAAGTTTACTGATTGATCGTATTAAGGCCGGAGGTAGATTATTTTATTTAGGAGCTGGAACAAGTGGCAGACTTGGTGTTTTAGATGCCTCAGAGTTGCCGCCAACTTTTGGAGTTCCTGGAAATATCGTAATTGGATTAATTGCAGGAGGAGAAAAAGCTTTACGAAATGCAGTAGAATCAGCTGAAGATGACTGGGATAAAGCATGGGAAGAAATTCAAGAACATGGCTTTAATCAAAATGATTCAGTATTGGGAATTGCAGCTTCGGGCACAACTCCTTATGTTATAGGTGGCGTAAAAAAAGCTCGCGAAAATGGATTACTAACAGCATGTATTACTTGCAATCCTGAAGCTCCGGTTTCTAAAGAGACAGAAATTGTAATTGAAGCAATTGTTGGACCTGAGTTTGTTACAGGAAGTACCAGGCTAAAAGCAGGAACTGCTCAAAAAATGATTCTCAACATGATCACCACCAGTTTAATGATTAAATTGGGACGAGTAAAAGGGAACAAAATGGTTAACATGCAACTAACCAACAAAAAATTGGTTGAGCGTGGAACCCAAATGATTATGGACGAGTTAAATCTTGACAAAGAGACATCAAAACACTTACTCTTAAAACATGGCTCAGTAAAGAAAGCCATTGAAGCTTACAAGTAG
- a CDS encoding ATPase, which yields MILIAESGSTKTDWILLGSKGVTKRQQTLGINPYHQNKSSIINIISSLDNFDSISKIFFYGAGCAVDEKKQIIKDALLEIFPGANCEINSDVLAAARSVCGIEKGIACIIGTGSNSCLYNGENIEHNVPPLGYILGDEGSGAVMGKKLIADILKNLAPKEIKSAFYKKYELDYGEIINKVYKEEAPSRFLAQFTVFLSENIHSPYVSQLVKKSFSEFFERNIKQYDNHTSLPIHFIGSIAFYFKNELQIVAKETGLSLGKIQQSPLEGLIQYHLGK from the coding sequence ATGATATTAATTGCAGAAAGCGGCTCAACTAAAACGGATTGGATTTTGCTTGGAAGTAAAGGCGTAACCAAACGTCAACAAACCTTAGGCATCAATCCTTATCATCAAAATAAGAGCTCAATAATTAACATTATAAGCTCACTAGATAATTTTGATTCAATTAGCAAAATCTTTTTTTATGGTGCCGGCTGTGCTGTTGATGAGAAGAAACAGATCATTAAAGATGCTTTGTTAGAAATATTTCCAGGTGCCAATTGTGAAATCAACAGCGACGTTTTAGCTGCTGCTCGATCTGTATGCGGTATCGAAAAAGGAATAGCATGTATCATTGGTACAGGATCCAACTCCTGTTTATACAATGGAGAAAACATTGAACACAACGTTCCACCATTGGGATATATTTTGGGCGATGAAGGTAGTGGAGCCGTTATGGGTAAGAAGCTAATAGCTGATATATTAAAAAATCTTGCTCCTAAAGAAATTAAAAGTGCATTCTATAAAAAATACGAATTGGATTATGGTGAAATCATAAACAAAGTTTACAAAGAAGAAGCACCAAGTCGTTTTCTTGCACAGTTTACTGTTTTTCTTTCTGAGAATATTCACTCTCCATATGTATCACAACTGGTAAAAAAGAGTTTTAGTGAATTTTTTGAACGAAATATAAAACAATACGACAATCACACTAGTCTTCCAATTCACTTTATTGGAAGTATTGCATTTTACTTTAAAAATGAATTGCAAATCGTGGCAAAAGAAACAGGTTTAAGCCTGGGTAAAATCCAGCAAAGCCCATTAGAAGGATTGATCCAATACCACCTTGGTAAATAA
- the nagB gene encoding glucosamine-6-phosphate deaminase: MENQILQFREELDEAKLYYQPSDEFDRTVKTRYEKMPADIFSTAEKAAKWVAGEIANEIKSKQKIGENCVLGLATGATPLGVYSELIRLHKEEDLSFQNVITFNLDEYYPMLKLSAQSYNHYMNDVLFSHIDIPKDQVHVPDGEVSKLMVTGYCSEYEKLIDSFGGLDLQILGIGRTGHIGFNEPGSQLDSKTRLIMLDALTRRDAAKDFNGINNVPKAAITMGVGTIFKARRVILMAWGEGKATIVKKALEESQCDAVPASYLQRHPDVKFVLDVPAAGELSRVKNPWLVGSVDWDRYWIRKAAVWLCNKLQKPILKLTNRDYNDNGLSELLAFYGSAYEVNIKVFNDLQHTITGWPGGKPNADDSHRPERAEPAVKKVLVFSPHPDDDVISMGGTLKRLVDQNHEVHVAYQTSGNIAVADDEAVRYLSFVKSFSRTHDTNEGNLQCVIEDIQKFLLKNKKPGGIDTSAVRNMKALIRRGEAKAACRFVGVRSKNLHFLDLPFYETGAVKKNPLGEEDVRIIVNLLRKTKPHQIFAAGDWSDPHGTHRVCWEGIYQALKIVKDEEWMKDCYVWLYRGAWQEWNLDEIQMAVPISPEELQHKRNAILRHQSQMESAPFLGNDSRLFWQRSEERNRATADLFNKLGLAEYEAIEAFVRFIV; the protein is encoded by the coding sequence ATGGAAAATCAGATACTACAGTTTAGAGAAGAACTTGATGAAGCCAAGTTGTATTACCAACCTTCAGATGAGTTCGACAGAACAGTGAAAACCCGATATGAAAAAATGCCAGCAGATATTTTTTCGACTGCAGAAAAAGCTGCCAAATGGGTTGCTGGTGAAATTGCCAATGAGATTAAGTCGAAACAAAAGATTGGTGAAAACTGTGTGCTAGGTCTTGCTACTGGAGCAACGCCATTAGGTGTATATTCAGAATTGATTCGTTTGCACAAGGAGGAGGATTTATCTTTTCAGAATGTGATTACTTTTAATTTGGATGAGTATTATCCTATGTTAAAATTAAGTGCCCAAAGCTACAATCATTACATGAATGATGTTTTGTTTAGTCATATTGACATACCTAAAGATCAAGTTCATGTTCCCGATGGAGAGGTGAGTAAGCTTATGGTGACTGGATATTGTAGTGAGTATGAAAAATTGATTGATTCTTTTGGAGGATTAGATTTACAGATACTCGGAATTGGTCGTACAGGACATATTGGCTTTAATGAGCCAGGTTCGCAATTGGATTCAAAAACCCGATTGATTATGCTCGATGCATTGACAAGACGAGATGCAGCTAAAGATTTTAATGGGATAAATAATGTGCCCAAAGCTGCTATAACTATGGGTGTTGGGACAATATTTAAAGCCAGACGGGTTATTTTGATGGCTTGGGGTGAAGGAAAAGCAACAATTGTTAAAAAGGCATTGGAAGAAAGTCAATGCGATGCGGTTCCTGCAAGTTATTTACAACGACATCCTGATGTGAAGTTCGTTTTGGATGTGCCAGCTGCAGGGGAATTGTCAAGAGTGAAGAATCCTTGGTTGGTTGGCAGTGTAGACTGGGATCGTTATTGGATTCGAAAAGCTGCTGTTTGGTTGTGTAATAAATTGCAAAAACCAATATTGAAATTGACCAATCGCGACTATAACGACAATGGTTTAAGTGAATTACTTGCTTTCTATGGTTCTGCTTATGAAGTAAATATAAAAGTATTTAATGATTTGCAACATACCATTACGGGCTGGCCAGGTGGTAAGCCTAATGCAGACGATTCTCATCGTCCTGAAAGAGCAGAGCCAGCTGTTAAAAAAGTGTTGGTTTTTAGTCCTCACCCTGATGATGATGTGATTTCGATGGGGGGAACTTTGAAAAGATTAGTCGATCAGAATCATGAAGTTCATGTCGCATATCAAACCTCTGGAAATATTGCTGTTGCTGATGATGAGGCGGTGAGATATCTTTCATTTGTAAAGAGTTTTTCACGAACTCATGATACCAACGAAGGAAATCTTCAGTGTGTTATTGAAGATATTCAAAAGTTTCTTTTGAAAAATAAAAAGCCAGGAGGAATCGATACATCCGCAGTACGAAATATGAAAGCCTTAATTAGAAGAGGAGAGGCAAAGGCAGCTTGTCGATTTGTTGGCGTACGATCAAAAAACCTTCACTTTTTAGACCTTCCTTTTTATGAAACGGGTGCTGTTAAGAAAAATCCATTAGGGGAAGAAGATGTTCGAATTATTGTGAATTTGCTTCGAAAAACAAAACCACATCAGATATTTGCAGCAGGTGATTGGTCCGATCCTCATGGAACTCATCGGGTTTGTTGGGAAGGGATTTATCAGGCCTTGAAAATTGTAAAGGATGAGGAATGGATGAAGGATTGTTACGTATGGTTGTATCGAGGAGCATGGCAGGAATGGAATTTGGATGAAATTCAAATGGCAGTGCCAATTAGTCCTGAGGAATTGCAACACAAACGAAATGCCATCTTGCGCCATCAGTCGCAAATGGAGAGTGCTCCATTTTTGGGGAATGATTCGAGATTGTTCTGGCAAAGATCGGAAGAAAGAAATAGGGCTACAGCTGATTTATTTAACAAATTGGGCTTGGCAGAATACGAAGCAATTGAAGCTTTTGTCAGGTTTATTGTTTAG
- a CDS encoding fibronectin type III domain-containing protein codes for MLGFFRNIRFFRLLFVISLLLFSNFNLIAAKKSDKLKRKAEKAAQTFVENASKEFSYKFRFDSLQIDSEQKEIVLYMNPTFTYIPFRLESVEKNYLGLKESLGRKFRNYKLRIESMGLEIRDLIPNFYKTHVNDIDRSRLSKNPEAVHPLVRRINVGNDPTEGLQNKHIALWHSHGWYYENTLDRWEWQRARVYTTVEDLWTMEFVVPYIAPMLEKAGANVLFPRERDIQRNEVIVDAEWSSQGSEYLVTDSVWELNSQAGFTNKYPFYLEGENPFDLGTSYQAEANTEESARVQYLPNFQEKGEYAVYVSYSDDEDNVNDAHYIVHHAGGKAEFLVNQSMGGKTWIYLGTFLFDKGKNTEKGMVELTNQSNEPGKWISADAIRFGGGMGNIARGNPEELEELKKQRTELGFNMDSRIWQKYTSSRPRYQEAARYYLQYAGMPDSIVYSINKDYEADYSNRGKDAAKFQKREIGKTDYKDDYMSRGEWVDYLIGAPAGPTKNVDAKGLSIPIDMALAFHTDAGITPNDAIIGSLAIYSTTRGEDHFPNGQSKWASRDLTDIVQSQVVEDIRKKYEPKWRRRGMWNKQYSEAYRPKVPTMLSELLSHQNFADMYQGMDPKFKFDVSRAYYKGILKFLSSQDERDYVVQPLPVDHFQIRETEKEIVLSWIPVEDELESTAMPDFYKVYKRIEDEGFDEGTIVKNSEYKIANCKPGAIYSFKVTALNKGGESFDSEILAYCKSENGKKPVLIVNGFDRISAPQGFDNGKLAGFLSSEDEGVAYKRNIAYVGDQYDFDRQSKWLDDDASGHGSCYADQEERIIPGNNFDYPFVHGQAIRDNGFGFVSMSDEAFVELNWEAKDYSVLDLIFGEEKTTKRIYGKENKDFTIYTPEMREAIRKYISCENTNLILSGAYVGTDLVLCGDSLAIAFAEDELHFKFRTNHASKLGNVSHTNEVRNIFKGEYQFETGYSPNIYKVEAPDAIEPKGDGAKVLLRYSGNNKSAGVLYDGNYQSVILGFPFETLKSKEYRNELMKQMLQFFNQ; via the coding sequence ATGCTTGGATTTTTTCGAAATATCCGTTTTTTCAGACTGCTTTTTGTGATCTCTTTATTGTTGTTCTCAAATTTTAATTTGATAGCAGCAAAGAAATCAGACAAATTAAAGCGAAAAGCCGAAAAAGCAGCGCAAACTTTTGTTGAGAATGCCTCAAAAGAATTTTCTTACAAATTTCGCTTCGATAGTTTACAAATAGACTCAGAGCAAAAGGAAATTGTATTGTATATGAACCCTACATTTACTTACATTCCTTTTCGTCTTGAATCAGTAGAGAAAAATTACCTTGGGCTGAAAGAAAGTTTGGGAAGGAAATTTAGAAACTATAAGCTAAGGATAGAGAGCATGGGGCTGGAAATTAGAGATCTAATTCCTAATTTTTATAAAACTCATGTTAATGATATTGATAGGAGTAGACTGAGCAAAAATCCGGAAGCCGTTCATCCTTTGGTACGAAGAATAAATGTTGGAAATGATCCAACTGAGGGTTTACAAAATAAACACATTGCTCTTTGGCATTCGCACGGATGGTATTACGAAAATACTTTGGATAGATGGGAATGGCAACGTGCAAGAGTTTATACAACGGTTGAAGATTTATGGACAATGGAATTTGTTGTTCCTTATATTGCTCCTATGCTAGAAAAGGCTGGAGCCAATGTTTTGTTTCCACGCGAGAGGGATATTCAGCGAAATGAAGTAATTGTAGATGCTGAATGGTCGTCACAAGGATCGGAATATCTTGTAACAGATTCTGTTTGGGAGTTGAATTCACAAGCGGGATTTACCAATAAATATCCTTTTTATCTTGAGGGTGAAAATCCATTTGATTTGGGAACTAGCTATCAGGCAGAGGCTAATACCGAGGAATCTGCTAGAGTTCAATATTTGCCTAATTTTCAAGAAAAAGGAGAATATGCAGTTTATGTTTCCTATTCTGATGATGAAGATAATGTTAATGACGCGCATTACATTGTGCACCATGCAGGTGGTAAAGCTGAATTTTTGGTGAATCAGAGCATGGGAGGTAAAACCTGGATTTATTTGGGAACTTTTCTTTTTGATAAAGGAAAAAATACTGAAAAGGGAATGGTTGAATTGACTAACCAGAGTAATGAACCAGGGAAATGGATTTCGGCAGATGCCATTCGATTTGGTGGTGGAATGGGGAATATTGCCCGAGGAAATCCGGAAGAATTAGAGGAGTTAAAAAAACAAAGAACAGAGCTTGGGTTTAATATGGATTCTAGAATCTGGCAAAAATATACGAGTAGTCGTCCAAGATATCAAGAGGCTGCACGTTACTATCTTCAGTATGCCGGCATGCCAGATTCCATCGTTTATAGTATCAATAAAGATTACGAAGCAGATTATAGTAATCGCGGAAAAGATGCTGCCAAGTTTCAGAAAAGAGAAATTGGCAAAACGGATTACAAAGATGATTACATGAGTCGTGGAGAGTGGGTGGATTATTTAATTGGAGCACCCGCAGGACCAACAAAAAATGTTGACGCAAAAGGCTTGAGTATTCCAATTGATATGGCTTTGGCATTTCATACAGATGCTGGAATTACACCGAATGATGCCATCATTGGATCTTTGGCCATTTATTCAACAACCAGAGGCGAGGATCATTTTCCAAATGGACAATCGAAATGGGCAAGTCGCGATTTAACGGATATTGTTCAATCGCAGGTTGTGGAAGATATTCGCAAGAAGTATGAGCCTAAATGGAGGCGTAGAGGAATGTGGAACAAGCAATATTCTGAAGCATACCGCCCAAAAGTTCCTACTATGTTGTCTGAACTCTTATCGCATCAAAATTTTGCAGATATGTATCAGGGAATGGATCCGAAGTTTAAATTCGATGTCAGCAGAGCCTATTACAAGGGGATTTTGAAATTTTTATCATCGCAAGATGAAAGAGATTATGTGGTTCAACCTTTACCTGTTGATCATTTTCAAATCAGGGAAACTGAAAAGGAGATTGTTCTTTCGTGGATACCTGTTGAAGATGAATTAGAGTCTACGGCAATGCCAGATTTTTATAAAGTTTATAAACGAATTGAGGACGAAGGTTTTGATGAGGGAACGATTGTTAAGAATTCTGAGTACAAAATCGCGAATTGTAAACCAGGTGCAATTTACAGTTTTAAGGTAACAGCATTAAATAAAGGTGGAGAAAGTTTCGACTCAGAAATATTGGCCTATTGCAAATCTGAAAATGGGAAGAAACCTGTTTTAATTGTTAACGGATTTGATCGTATTTCGGCTCCGCAGGGTTTTGATAATGGCAAATTGGCTGGTTTTTTAAGTTCCGAAGATGAAGGTGTCGCCTACAAAAGAAATATTGCCTACGTAGGTGATCAGTACGATTTCGATCGACAATCAAAATGGTTGGATGATGATGCATCAGGTCATGGAAGCTGCTATGCAGATCAGGAAGAAAGAATAATACCGGGGAATAATTTCGATTATCCTTTTGTACATGGACAAGCGATTCGCGATAATGGATTTGGATTTGTGTCGATGAGTGATGAGGCATTTGTGGAATTGAATTGGGAAGCGAAGGATTATTCCGTATTGGATTTGATTTTTGGAGAGGAAAAAACTACCAAGAGAATTTATGGGAAGGAGAATAAAGATTTTACTATATATACGCCTGAAATGAGAGAGGCAATTCGAAAATACATTAGCTGCGAAAATACAAATTTGATATTGTCGGGAGCATATGTAGGAACAGATTTGGTACTTTGTGGCGATAGCTTGGCAATTGCTTTTGCTGAGGATGAATTGCATTTTAAGTTTAGAACCAATCATGCAAGTAAATTGGGGAATGTATCACATACCAATGAAGTAAGAAATATCTTTAAAGGAGAATATCAATTTGAAACAGGGTATTCACCTAATATATATAAGGTAGAAGCACCCGACGCGATTGAGCCTAAAGGTGATGGTGCAAAAGTTCTTCTTCGTTATTCAGGAAATAATAAGAGTGCTGGAGTATTGTATGATGGAAATTATCAATCTGTAATTTTAGGATTTCCATTTGAAACGCTAAAATCGAAGGAGTATCGAAATGAATTGATGAAACAGATGCTTCAATTTTTTAATCAGTAA